The Geotrypetes seraphini chromosome 6, aGeoSer1.1, whole genome shotgun sequence genome includes a window with the following:
- the DUSP11 gene encoding RNA/RNP complex-1-interacting phosphatase, translating to MPHLRSNERGMTTGKGKNRLPDRWTEYLPIGQRMPGTRFIAFKVPLQQSFDWKLSPVERFSPLDLINKVKEQKEELGLIIDLTYTTRYYVPEELPESLSYSKIFTAGHEVPNDKTIYQFKSVVANFLRENEHNDKLIGVHCTHGLNRTGYLICRYLIDVEGMIPSTAIEIFNRCRGHTIERQNYIKDLQDGPIRNNHGIGVSRSVVTRRQGRASYGNELRGAQNAPNPSKVHQAMDSRVYRPWTDRGRARSTPWNKYYHQQYDYSRPTYETKYDWSDPREFANWREHSWNTDEGNFNYHHQFSAPQARTQWGSYNGQHISVPAPHQPPSVEKFEKKKHKRFPPI from the exons ATGCCTCACTTGCGCTCGAACGAGCGTGGTATGACCACGGGGAAGGGCAAAAACCGGTTGCCGGACAG GTGGACCGAGTATCTTCCAATTGGACAGAGAATGCCCGGTACCCGCTTTATTGCTTTTAAAGTCCCATTGCAACAA AGTTTTGATTGGAAGCTTTCCCCTGTGGAGCGGTTTTCTCCTTTGGATCTCATTAACAAAGTTAAGGAACAGAAGGAAGAACTGGGTCTGATCATAGATTTGACTTACACTACACGTTACTATGTGCCAGAG GAGCTGCCAGAATCTTTAAGTTACTCAAAGATTTTCACGGCTGGCCATGAAGTACCAAATGACAAAACCATTTACCAGTTCAAAAGCGTTGTGGCCAATTTTCTGAGAGAAAATGAACACAATG ATAAACTCATTGGTGTTCATTGTACACATGGCCTAAACAGGACAGGATATCTTATTTGCAG GTACCTCATCGATGTTGAAGGCATGATTCCCAGTACTGCTATAGAAA TCTTTAACAGATGCAGGGGACATACCATAGAAAGGCAAAATTATATCAAAGATCTTCAGGATGGACCCATCAGAAA taaTCATGGTATAGGTGTATCTAGGTCAGTAGTGACCAGACGACAGGGGAGAGCTTCATATGGGAATGAGCTTAGAGGAGCCCAGAATGCACCGAATCCCTCAAAAGTTCACCAAGCAATGGATTCTAG GGTTTATCGTCCTTGGACAGACCGTGGAAGAGCAAG gtcaaCTCCTTGGAATAAGTACTACCATCAGCAGTATGACTACAGCAGACCCACATATGAGACCAAGTATGATTGGAGTGACCCTAGGGAATTTGCAAACTGGAGAGAACATTCATGGAATACTGATGAGGGTAACTTTAACTACCACCACCAATTCTCTGCGCCACAAGCCAGGACTCAATGGGGCAGTTACAATGGACAGCACATTTCAGTGCCAGCTCCACATCAACCACCATCTGTAGAAAAGTTTGAAAAGAAAAAGCACAAAAGATTTCCCCCAATCTAG